A genomic window from Carassius gibelio isolate Cgi1373 ecotype wild population from Czech Republic chromosome A11, carGib1.2-hapl.c, whole genome shotgun sequence includes:
- the LOC128022417 gene encoding uncharacterized protein LOC128022417, whose translation MPWAKGILHFIMAVVSLCSSLRADPESLFEAGAAYGAVPENPVHFGKLVIGGQGSVSYNDVKISPMRLAEYEGHQSNDEAWLHSASTKLHHLRSSVQCSNDSMILRIPGPRMPHFLIDRGVESPVPLSEMPASCGFSLKRARRDVSLVAPYRGCHVRQQGARYILPLIIMGAPVQVSCPVSRPLPTVSCFSFGMIVKSCVRADDVKVKVDGSWQPLLLKYAQCSLTLETSAGLLFITAPFTGSCWEMTDNERRLPLMYGDQEVIHSCPLTQPTITPTSAPTTPVHDPTVLQQMFDRFPSGGPWWYPPYPGVPATLPPTVPPTAAPPQYPFQQPMYPPKYPLPIFDPFHPKGDPVPPPAAQPPQYPWYQKLPPYMTGFHSPVEVTTPAMTTTAPYQPQHQYPGYPMYPPFYGQLPIKSGSPAVKNPLMPQYPKASGFGPRGRKVRSSPALSSVYGSPR comes from the exons ATGCCTTGGGCAAAGGGGATTTTACATTTCATAATGGCTGTGGTGTCACTGTGTTCTTCTTTAAGGGCTGATCCTGAGTCCCTTTTTGAAGCTGGTGCTGCATATGGAGCAGTCCCTGAAAACCCGGTCCACTTTGGCAAACTTGTAATTGGCGGTCAAGGTTCAGTATCTTATAATGATGTAAAAATATCCCCAATGCGGTTAGCAGAGTATGAAGGTCACCAGTCAAACGATGAAG CTTGGTTGCACTCAGCTAGCACTAAGCTGCACCATCTGCGTTCTTCTGTGCAATGTAGCAATGATTCAATGATTTTGCGTATTCCAGGACCCAGAATGCCACATTTTCTAATTGACCGAG GAGTGGAGTCACCGGTGCCTTTGTCTGAGATGCCAGCTAGCTGTGGCTTCTCACTGAAGCGGGCACGCAGGGATGTCTCTCTTGTTGCTCCATACAGGGGCTGTCATGTCAGACAACAG GGTGCAAGATATATTCTGCCACTCATTATAATGGGAGCTCCAGTGCAAGTGTCTTGCCCTGTGAGCCGTCCCCTCCCTACTGTGTCCTGCTTCTCCTTTGGCATGATCGTCAAATCTTGTGTCAGGGCAGATGATGTTAAAGTTAAAG TTGATGGATCATGGCAGCCTCTGCTTCTGAAGTACGCCCAATGCTCGCTTACATTGGAGACCTCTGCTGGTTTGCTGTTTATCACTGCACCATTCACCGGAAGCTGTTGGGAAATGACT GATAATGAAAGGCGACTCCCTCTGATGTACGGTGACCAGGAAGTGATTCATTCCTGTCCTCTGACACAGCCAACCATAACCCCCACTTCAGCCCCAACCACACCTGTACATGACCCAACTGTCTTGCAACAGATGTTTGACCGTTTCCCTTCTGGAGGACCCTGGTGGTATCCTCCATACCCTGGTGTACCTGCTACCCTGCCTCCCACTGTGCCACCTACAGCTGCTCCTCCTCAATATCCTTTCCAGCAACCCATGTACCCTCCCAAGTATCCCTTGCCAATATTTGATCCCTTTCACCCTAAAGGTGACCCAGTTCCTCCCCCAGCAGCACAACCACCACAATATCCCTGGTACCAAAAGCTGCCTCCTTACATGACTGGCTTCCACAGCCCAGTAGAAGTGACTACTCCTGCAATGACCACAACTGCCCCATACCAGCCTCAACACCAGTATCCAGGTTATCCAATGTACCCACCGTTCTACGGTCAACTACCCATCAAGTCTGGGTCTCCAGCTGTGAAAAACCCTCTCATGCCTCAGTATCCTAAGGCTTCAGGCTTTGGTCCCCGCGGCCGTAAGGTACGGTCTTCTCCTGCATTATCCTCCGTCTATGGGTCTCCTAGGTAA